The following proteins come from a genomic window of Methanosarcina sp. MTP4:
- a CDS encoding aldolase: MRRIKLMALFRYTLPKMWKEIAKYGRKLVEHGLVESHFGNISVRAGDRMIITRSGSALDEITEDSVVEVGIEETSSLDLIASSETVVHREIYRRTPALAIIHAHCPYAVVESLLAGAGGAIEPVDSEGQYFLGEIPVVKGGIGSRELAENTAEALSKHRGLVVYSHGTFAVGRVLSEAYVVTTQLEHSCKVKYLYELAVDKPGNCRSRG; encoded by the coding sequence GTGCGGCGCATAAAACTTATGGCACTCTTCCGCTATACTTTGCCTAAGATGTGGAAGGAAATCGCAAAATACGGACGCAAGTTGGTGGAACACGGGCTTGTAGAGTCCCATTTCGGGAACATCAGTGTCAGGGCGGGAGACCGGATGATTATTACCAGGAGTGGATCTGCCCTTGATGAGATTACGGAAGACAGTGTTGTAGAGGTTGGGATCGAGGAGACCTCTTCCCTGGACCTGATAGCGTCCTCGGAGACGGTGGTGCACCGGGAGATTTATCGGAGGACTCCTGCCCTTGCAATTATTCACGCCCACTGCCCTTATGCGGTGGTGGAGTCCCTGCTGGCGGGAGCAGGCGGGGCAATAGAGCCTGTAGACAGCGAGGGACAGTACTTTCTGGGAGAAATCCCTGTGGTTAAGGGAGGTATCGGAAGCAGGGAGCTTGCGGAAAACACGGCGGAAGCGCTTTCAAAGCACAGGGGTCTTGTGGTCTACAGTCATGGGACTTTTGCTGTGGGAAGAGTCCTCAGTGAGGCTTACGTCGTGACCACGCAGCTTGAGCATTCGTGTAAGGTGAAGTATCTCTATGAACTTGCAGTGGATAAGCCCGGGAATTGCAGGTCCAGGGGATAA
- a CDS encoding HesA/MoeB/ThiF family protein, translated as MDDFEREKYSRQILLFGEEGQEKLKNAKVFIAGVGGLGSPVSTYLAISGIGKIIIADFDCVEASNLNRQFLHHEKDIGREKVESAKEKLLAMNPGVEIEVIREKLTEENADSTVPGCDLIIDALDNFEARHILNRLAVKRKIPLIHGAISGYTGQATTIIPGKTPCLYCIFPGVSGKEIFPAVGTTPGIIGSIQANEAIKYITGQGKLLEGRLLMWDGLFCSLTEIKLAKRNNCPVCGGLMGEIPESDIG; from the coding sequence ATGGATGATTTTGAACGTGAAAAATACAGCCGGCAGATTCTCCTTTTCGGGGAAGAGGGTCAGGAAAAGCTGAAAAATGCAAAGGTGTTCATTGCCGGGGTAGGCGGGCTCGGATCTCCGGTTTCCACATATCTGGCAATTTCAGGGATTGGTAAAATAATAATTGCGGACTTTGACTGCGTGGAAGCAAGTAACCTGAACAGGCAGTTCCTTCATCATGAGAAGGACATCGGCAGGGAGAAGGTAGAATCCGCAAAGGAAAAGCTCCTGGCTATGAACCCTGGAGTCGAAATAGAGGTCATAAGAGAAAAGCTAACCGAAGAAAACGCAGATTCAACGGTTCCTGGTTGCGACCTTATCATAGATGCCCTTGATAACTTTGAGGCAAGGCATATTCTGAACAGGCTTGCGGTTAAAAGAAAGATCCCTCTCATCCATGGAGCAATTTCCGGGTATACGGGGCAGGCGACGACAATAATCCCTGGAAAAACCCCCTGCCTTTACTGCATTTTCCCCGGGGTTTCCGGAAAGGAGATCTTCCCTGCGGTCGGGACAACTCCCGGAATAATAGGTTCGATTCAGGCGAATGAAGCTATTAAGTATATAACCGGCCAGGGCAAGCTCCTCGAAGGGCGTCTTTTGATGTGGGACGGTCTCTTCTGTTCTTTAACCGAGATCAAGCTTGCAAAAAGGAATAATTGTCCGGTCTGCGGGGGACTGATGGGCGAAATTCCGGAAAGTGATATTGGGTGA
- a CDS encoding AAA family ATPase — translation MKNTILDIKQEFSTYFKERDAEINGSLLALLSGEHVLLLGPPGTAKTLLANKICETIVGGNFFHYLLTRFSTPEEVFGPLSLKALERDEFSRNVDGYLPTVHIALLDEIFKANSSILNSLLTILNERKYHNGKVVLDVPLFSVFGASNELPEEDESLEALYDRFLFRYSVDYIQHDENLEDLIFENTEDFSPSTKLAVGDIKEIRKKSRHLPVDPEVRTIIKGLRRELKNSNIFISDRRWKNIVNVLRVASAANGHQSVSRMTVVLLQHMLWDLPEQKETIRKLILDKVVSGGTDTGKLKQDVLDLKSAIYGCLKQELPDLVSCTKCYEEEKKAASTARHSRFTGMKSQKSLTFSSTLDFLNHYLEFPNHTYGVGLDYNNLNSSLNFDSVVELLRRKYAFEFKLSLDYGEKKLYEKEYENLEERLDYFRRQVQAEERALEETLEENIWVSAQDSREILMKYRSKNTDIYEIANHLKEIRAVLEKPKVFDIELETVGEAA, via the coding sequence TTGAAAAACACAATCCTTGACATTAAACAGGAATTCTCAACGTATTTCAAGGAACGGGATGCCGAAATAAATGGATCCCTGCTGGCTCTGCTTTCGGGGGAGCACGTATTACTCCTGGGGCCGCCAGGGACTGCAAAGACCCTGCTTGCCAACAAAATTTGCGAGACGATTGTGGGAGGAAATTTCTTCCACTACCTTCTGACTCGTTTTTCCACTCCTGAAGAAGTTTTCGGTCCCCTTTCCCTGAAGGCGCTCGAAAGGGACGAGTTCAGCCGGAATGTCGATGGCTACCTCCCCACAGTCCACATTGCACTTCTGGATGAGATTTTCAAGGCAAACAGCTCCATTTTGAACAGTCTGCTCACTATCCTTAATGAACGCAAGTACCACAACGGCAAGGTGGTCCTGGACGTACCACTCTTTTCAGTATTTGGAGCATCCAACGAACTACCCGAAGAGGACGAAAGTCTCGAGGCTCTTTACGACCGTTTCCTCTTCAGGTACAGTGTTGACTACATCCAGCATGATGAAAACCTGGAAGACCTGATTTTTGAAAACACGGAAGACTTCTCCCCCTCGACAAAACTGGCAGTAGGGGACATAAAGGAAATCCGGAAAAAATCCAGGCACCTGCCCGTTGATCCCGAGGTCAGGACGATAATCAAAGGGCTCAGGCGAGAACTGAAAAACTCTAACATCTTCATCTCGGACAGGCGCTGGAAGAATATCGTAAACGTTCTCAGGGTCGCCTCTGCCGCGAACGGACACCAGAGTGTCAGCAGGATGACTGTAGTCCTGCTCCAGCACATGCTCTGGGACCTGCCCGAACAAAAAGAAACGATAAGGAAACTGATCCTGGACAAGGTGGTCTCGGGAGGCACGGATACCGGGAAACTGAAGCAGGACGTGCTCGACCTGAAAAGCGCCATTTACGGCTGCCTGAAACAGGAACTTCCGGACCTCGTGTCCTGCACCAAGTGTTACGAAGAGGAGAAAAAAGCAGCCAGCACCGCAAGGCATTCCAGATTTACCGGGATGAAAAGCCAGAAGAGCCTCACATTTTCCAGTACCCTTGACTTCCTAAATCACTATCTCGAATTCCCGAACCATACATACGGGGTGGGGCTTGATTATAACAACCTTAACAGTTCCCTGAACTTCGACTCGGTAGTGGAGCTCCTGCGCAGGAAATATGCATTTGAGTTCAAACTCAGCCTGGACTACGGGGAAAAGAAACTGTATGAGAAAGAGTACGAGAACCTGGAAGAAAGGCTTGATTATTTCAGGCGGCAGGTACAGGCAGAGGAGCGGGCTCTGGAAGAAACCCTGGAAGAGAACATCTGGGTCTCAGCCCAGGACAGCAGGGAAATCCTGATGAAATACCGCTCCAAGAATACGGACATCTATGAAATCGCAAACCACCTGAAAGAAATCAGGGCAGTCCTGGAAAAGCCGAAGGTCTTTGACATCGAACTGGAAACTGTGGGAGAAGCAGCCTGA
- a CDS encoding VWA domain-containing protein, producing MPVRKVREEVKAMQETGNRGRIYSKLSSSESFFKSESSFKFERDFNPAKVLNTELRGFLSTPRQVPRPLREDIAEVLVYEIFSGKEYEIKDEKRFMEKFGVFYPLLLSMRNFQAWEDLKALAGSNHMAGLLVLKTLLEGIFTLIGDYEEIEEEITKSLQKNLEKALKVLKALIEETCSTWDERNIRQNPKYRESPGSENLESMTRKFMENEKTGQALDIVVEERIAVPLEEFISTLEDHLEILEMLSMLFPGRMWSDSLQALHREYFGNLEKYASLLRKSSDLRKILEQVGRIELEYGSKKLILSPHSKSEVHAVTFSNEIQTMLPVEAVKLKNPLLKRKFYADMFEGKLLTYQLRGKNWNSDAAGKKRRGPVVALVDTSASMRGSPEILAKTVVLAVTRRMLKEGRDVKVILFASKWQSFEIEMTNKKRMGAEFLDFLRHTFGGGTDFNTALRSGLKVMKEENTFRGADLLFLTDGYSELSEQPLIREWNEIKKERNARIFSLIIGNNNEGGLEQVSDHTYIIRNTENWGVWESPARFVKAIGAPVYR from the coding sequence TTGCCTGTCAGGAAAGTCCGGGAAGAAGTGAAAGCCATGCAGGAAACAGGAAACAGAGGGAGAATTTACTCAAAGCTTTCCAGCTCGGAATCCTTTTTCAAATCGGAATCCTCCTTCAAATTTGAACGGGACTTCAACCCCGCAAAAGTCCTGAACACCGAACTGAGAGGATTCCTTTCAACACCGAGACAGGTCCCCCGTCCCCTCAGGGAAGACATTGCAGAGGTCCTTGTTTACGAGATTTTTTCAGGGAAAGAGTACGAAATAAAGGACGAAAAACGCTTTATGGAAAAGTTCGGGGTGTTTTACCCCCTTCTTCTGAGCATGAGAAACTTCCAGGCATGGGAAGACCTCAAAGCCCTTGCAGGCAGTAATCATATGGCCGGACTTCTTGTCCTGAAAACCCTCCTTGAGGGGATTTTCACCCTTATAGGGGACTATGAGGAAATCGAGGAAGAAATTACAAAAAGTCTTCAAAAAAACCTGGAAAAAGCCCTGAAAGTCCTGAAAGCCCTGATCGAAGAAACCTGCTCCACCTGGGACGAACGGAACATTCGGCAAAACCCGAAATACAGGGAAAGCCCGGGGAGCGAAAATCTGGAATCCATGACCCGAAAGTTCATGGAAAATGAAAAAACGGGGCAGGCATTGGACATCGTTGTTGAAGAAAGGATAGCTGTCCCGCTTGAGGAGTTTATTTCAACCCTTGAAGACCACCTGGAAATTCTGGAGATGCTTTCCATGCTCTTTCCAGGCAGGATGTGGAGCGACTCCCTGCAAGCCCTCCACAGGGAATATTTCGGAAACCTCGAAAAATACGCCTCCCTCCTTAGAAAGAGTTCCGACCTCAGGAAAATCCTGGAGCAGGTGGGAAGGATCGAGCTCGAATACGGATCAAAAAAACTTATCCTCTCTCCCCACAGCAAAAGTGAGGTTCATGCGGTCACCTTTTCAAACGAAATCCAGACCATGCTCCCTGTAGAAGCCGTAAAACTCAAAAACCCCCTCCTGAAGCGCAAGTTCTATGCTGATATGTTCGAGGGAAAACTCCTGACCTACCAGCTAAGGGGGAAAAACTGGAACTCCGACGCTGCAGGGAAAAAGAGGAGGGGACCTGTCGTTGCCCTGGTAGACACTTCAGCCTCTATGCGCGGAAGTCCCGAGATCCTAGCCAAAACCGTCGTCCTTGCAGTGACCAGGAGGATGCTCAAAGAAGGCAGGGACGTAAAGGTAATCCTCTTTGCTTCAAAGTGGCAGAGCTTCGAAATCGAAATGACAAACAAAAAGAGAATGGGAGCAGAGTTCCTGGACTTCCTCCGCCATACCTTCGGAGGCGGCACGGACTTCAATACCGCACTCAGGTCCGGCCTGAAAGTCATGAAAGAGGAAAACACCTTCAGGGGAGCAGACCTCCTCTTCCTAACCGACGGCTACTCCGAACTTTCGGAACAGCCCCTGATCCGGGAATGGAACGAAATAAAAAAAGAACGAAATGCCCGCATCTTTTCCCTAATCATCGGAAACAACAACGAAGGCGGGCTTGAACAGGTCTCGGACCACACATACATCATCCGGAATACTGAAAACTGGGGGGTGTGGGAAAGCCCGGCCAGGTTTGTAAAAGCAATCGGAGCACCGGTTTACAGGTGA
- a CDS encoding citrate/2-methylcitrate synthase yields the protein MEEVKSGLENVVVLETGVSSIDGHEGVLRYRGFDINDLVYLPYDAVSYLLIRGKLPDDNELAVYSATLNEKRELGEYVQNVVRACNFNIEAMDALRTTISYMSHCDPDLNDNSEEANLRKATNLIAKFPTIVAAFSRILKGEDPVSPDPTLSHGANFLYMLRGSKPTEIETEAMEKDFILSAEHELNASSFASRITASTCSDLYSAIITGVCTLKGPLHGGARMEVMNMLDEIPAPEAAEAYVLEKIANKEKIMGFGHRVYMTQDPRTIIFKVLAKQLAESKGETQWYRTAENIENTLFAEFMGKRGKPLYPNVDFYSGVVYKYLEIPPRLATAVFAAGRISGWIAHCMEQYSDNRVIRPRAKYVKPAKTLKA from the coding sequence GTGGAGGAAGTGAAGAGTGGACTTGAAAACGTAGTCGTCCTTGAAACGGGTGTCAGTTCCATAGACGGGCATGAAGGTGTTTTGAGGTATAGGGGATTCGATATCAACGATCTGGTTTACCTACCATATGATGCCGTATCCTATCTGCTCATCCGGGGCAAATTGCCGGATGATAATGAACTTGCCGTTTATTCTGCCACGCTGAATGAAAAAAGGGAACTAGGAGAATACGTCCAGAACGTCGTCCGGGCCTGCAACTTCAATATAGAAGCCATGGATGCCCTGCGTACAACCATTTCCTACATGTCCCACTGCGACCCGGACCTCAACGACAATTCCGAGGAAGCGAACCTGCGAAAAGCCACAAACCTGATAGCAAAATTCCCCACGATTGTTGCGGCTTTCAGCAGGATATTAAAGGGGGAAGACCCGGTTTCTCCAGACCCGACACTTTCCCATGGGGCAAATTTCCTCTACATGCTGCGCGGGAGCAAGCCGACAGAGATCGAGACTGAAGCCATGGAAAAGGATTTCATCCTCAGTGCGGAGCACGAACTCAACGCATCCAGTTTTGCTTCAAGAATCACGGCTTCCACCTGCTCTGACCTGTACTCGGCCATAATCACCGGGGTCTGCACCCTGAAAGGCCCCCTGCACGGAGGAGCAAGGATGGAGGTCATGAACATGCTTGACGAAATCCCGGCTCCTGAAGCTGCAGAAGCATACGTGCTGGAGAAGATTGCAAATAAAGAGAAAATAATGGGCTTCGGGCACAGAGTCTACATGACCCAGGACCCGCGGACCATAATATTTAAAGTACTGGCAAAACAGCTTGCGGAATCAAAAGGCGAAACTCAGTGGTACAGGACCGCAGAAAACATAGAAAACACACTCTTCGCGGAGTTTATGGGAAAGAGAGGAAAACCGCTCTACCCGAACGTGGATTTCTATTCAGGAGTTGTGTACAAATACCTTGAAATCCCTCCCCGGCTTGCAACCGCGGTCTTTGCTGCAGGCAGGATATCTGGCTGGATTGCCCACTGCATGGAACAGTACTCCGACAACAGGGTTATTCGTCCGCGGGCAAAATATGTTAAACCTGCAAAAACCCTCAAAGCCTGA
- the acnA gene encoding aconitate hydratase AcnA codes for MREGPDPFGVRDSIETASGEATIYRLNKLEEQDFEEISLLPYSIRILLESLLRHADTDRHVITIEDVEALARWDPENIPRRDIPFIPSRVVLQDFTGVPAVVDLAALRSATQRLGGNPGEINPVIPADLVIDHSVQVDYYGTAYSLKENEEKEFERNRERYSVLRWAQEAFDNFRVVPPGRGIIHQVNLEYLAPLVHLKEKEGELFAFPDTLVGTDSHTTMINGIGVLGWGVGGIEAEAVMLGQPYYMQVPEVVGFKLYGKLEPGVTATDLVLTITRMLREHGVVGKFVEFYGPGLSSLSLPDRATLSNMAPEYGATLGIFPPDAETLDYLRRTGRSEEQLDLVQKYLEAQDLLYSIHKPEPVFSSNLELDMSTVKPCIAGPKRPQDRIFLGEMPDNFHETMRKAFARKKEAGIELSRDSAYQRWSGEGGDRLEGEKVRHDRADYERYAKKELKVTHGSVVIAAITSCTNTSNPSVLIGAGLLAKKAVERGLNVKPYVKTSLSPGSRVVTEYLGAAGLLPYLEALGFHQVGYGCTTCIGNSGPLPEYIAKEVEEKDLTVAAVLSGNRNFEGRINPLIKANYLASPPLVLAYAIAGTVNIDLETEPLAYDPNGQPVYLKDIWPGEEEIREVIKHTIKPSMFEKEYSGVMEGTELWKELEVPEGTLYVWNEKSTYIQEPPYFVDFPLTPQVPGDIRDARVLGLFGDSITTDHISPAGAIPEEGPAGKYLLSWGVDPADFNSYGSRRGNHEVMMRGTFGNIRLRNRLVDREGGWTDYHLHEETVPPELPEEMAIYDAAMLYAENRIPLIVIAGREYGTGSSRDWAAKGTFLLGVKAVLAESYERIHRSNLVGMGVLPLQFKEGENADSFGLTGRETYDILGIGNMEPRGELTVRVRDERGGETDFKVIVRLDSIVELEYYRNGGILHKFLRDMVIKK; via the coding sequence ATGAGAGAAGGTCCAGATCCCTTTGGTGTACGAGACAGTATTGAAACTGCTTCCGGAGAAGCGACGATTTACCGCCTGAACAAACTGGAAGAACAGGATTTCGAAGAGATTTCCCTGCTCCCCTATTCAATCAGGATTTTGCTGGAGTCCCTGCTACGGCATGCGGACACTGACAGGCACGTCATAACAATAGAAGACGTGGAAGCCCTGGCCCGCTGGGACCCAGAAAACATCCCTAGAAGAGATATCCCTTTCATCCCTTCCAGGGTTGTCTTGCAGGATTTTACAGGCGTCCCTGCCGTGGTGGACCTTGCAGCACTCCGCTCGGCCACGCAGCGCCTGGGAGGCAATCCGGGGGAGATAAACCCGGTTATCCCTGCAGACCTTGTCATTGACCACTCCGTGCAGGTGGATTACTACGGGACGGCATACTCCCTGAAAGAAAACGAAGAAAAGGAGTTTGAGCGCAACAGGGAACGGTATTCGGTCCTGCGCTGGGCCCAGGAAGCCTTTGATAACTTCAGGGTGGTTCCCCCGGGAAGAGGGATCATCCATCAGGTGAACCTCGAGTACCTGGCCCCCCTGGTGCACCTGAAAGAAAAGGAGGGGGAACTTTTCGCATTCCCGGACACCCTGGTTGGGACCGATTCCCACACCACCATGATCAACGGGATAGGGGTACTTGGATGGGGTGTGGGAGGCATAGAAGCCGAAGCCGTGATGCTCGGGCAGCCCTATTACATGCAAGTCCCGGAAGTGGTGGGTTTCAAGCTCTACGGAAAACTGGAACCGGGGGTCACGGCAACCGACCTTGTCCTGACCATTACCAGGATGCTCAGGGAACACGGGGTTGTGGGCAAATTCGTGGAATTTTACGGGCCCGGCCTGAGCTCCCTCAGTCTTCCGGACAGAGCAACGCTTTCCAACATGGCCCCCGAATACGGGGCAACCCTGGGGATCTTCCCCCCGGATGCCGAAACCCTGGACTACCTCCGGAGGACCGGCAGAAGCGAAGAACAGCTAGACCTTGTGCAAAAATACCTTGAAGCCCAGGACCTTCTCTACTCGATCCACAAACCCGAACCCGTCTTCAGCAGCAACCTGGAACTGGACATGAGCACGGTCAAGCCCTGCATTGCAGGTCCGAAAAGACCGCAGGACAGGATCTTCCTCGGCGAGATGCCCGATAATTTCCACGAGACCATGCGGAAGGCTTTTGCCCGGAAGAAAGAAGCCGGGATTGAGCTTTCCCGGGACTCTGCGTACCAGCGCTGGAGCGGGGAAGGCGGGGACCGGCTGGAGGGAGAGAAAGTCAGGCACGACAGGGCAGATTATGAGAGGTATGCAAAGAAGGAACTCAAAGTCACTCACGGCTCCGTGGTTATTGCAGCTATTACTTCCTGCACTAACACCTCGAACCCCTCGGTCCTCATAGGAGCCGGACTGCTTGCAAAAAAAGCTGTGGAGAGGGGCCTGAACGTAAAACCCTATGTCAAAACAAGCCTCTCCCCCGGGTCCAGGGTAGTCACGGAATACCTGGGAGCAGCCGGGCTCCTGCCTTACCTGGAAGCCCTCGGTTTCCACCAGGTGGGCTACGGCTGCACGACCTGCATAGGAAACAGCGGCCCTCTGCCCGAATACATTGCAAAGGAAGTTGAAGAAAAGGACCTGACCGTAGCGGCAGTCCTCAGCGGGAACAGGAACTTTGAAGGCAGGATCAATCCCCTTATCAAAGCCAATTACCTGGCTTCCCCACCCCTTGTGCTTGCCTATGCAATAGCTGGAACTGTGAACATCGACCTGGAAACCGAACCCCTGGCGTATGACCCAAACGGACAACCTGTTTACCTCAAGGACATCTGGCCCGGAGAAGAGGAGATAAGAGAGGTCATAAAGCATACGATTAAACCGTCAATGTTCGAAAAAGAGTATTCGGGAGTCATGGAGGGCACCGAACTCTGGAAAGAACTGGAAGTCCCCGAAGGCACCCTTTACGTCTGGAACGAGAAATCCACCTACATCCAGGAACCGCCTTATTTTGTGGACTTCCCCCTAACCCCACAGGTACCCGGGGACATCAGGGACGCAAGGGTCCTGGGCCTTTTCGGGGACAGCATCACCACGGACCACATTTCCCCTGCAGGTGCAATTCCGGAAGAAGGGCCTGCGGGCAAGTACCTGCTTTCCTGGGGGGTCGACCCTGCGGATTTCAATTCCTACGGCTCCCGCAGGGGCAACCACGAGGTGATGATGCGCGGGACTTTCGGGAACATACGGCTCAGGAACAGGCTGGTGGACCGGGAAGGAGGCTGGACTGACTATCACCTCCACGAAGAGACTGTCCCGCCGGAACTGCCCGAGGAGATGGCGATATACGATGCTGCAATGCTGTATGCGGAGAACAGGATCCCCCTTATTGTAATCGCGGGCAGGGAATACGGGACAGGCAGTTCGCGGGACTGGGCCGCCAAAGGCACTTTCCTCCTGGGGGTAAAAGCCGTGCTTGCGGAGTCTTACGAGCGCATCCACCGGAGCAACCTGGTGGGCATGGGAGTTCTTCCCCTTCAGTTCAAAGAAGGCGAGAACGCTGACAGCTTCGGGCTCACGGGCAGGGAGACATACGATATCCTGGGAATAGGAAACATGGAGCCCAGAGGGGAACTTACCGTAAGAGTCAGGGACGAGAGAGGAGGAGAAACCGACTTTAAGGTAATTGTGAGGCTGGATTCGATCGTGGAGCTGGAATATTACAGGAACGGAGGGATTTTGCATAAGTTCCTGAGAGATATGGTGATCAAAAAGTAA
- a CDS encoding citrate/2-methylcitrate synthase, with amino-acid sequence MSKSICFIDGLEGILKYREIDINKLVGLPYDAVSYLLIQGELPNEEELADFSARLRGEREIEGGVIDIIRMCNLNIDSMEALRTIVSYMSQFDPDLEDESLEGNTKKAIRLISGIPTIVAAYHRISNGKDPISPDPALSHGANFLYMLRGSQPTELEAEVMEKDFILSAEHELNASTFSSRITASTCSDLYSAIVSGLCTLKGPLHGGARLKVMDMLEEVSSPENAEEFVLKKIENKEKIMGFGHRVYKTYDPRGILFKELAKQLAETNGDMIWYETAEELEKTVLRELVEKKGKPIYPNVDFYSGVIYKYLEIPPHLATSIFAIGRVSGWIAHCFDQYSKKRIIRPRAFMLDEL; translated from the coding sequence ATGAGTAAGAGCATATGTTTCATAGACGGGTTGGAGGGCATTCTGAAATACAGGGAAATAGACATCAACAAGTTAGTTGGTCTACCCTACGATGCCGTTTCCTATCTGCTTATCCAGGGCGAACTCCCCAATGAAGAGGAGCTTGCCGATTTTTCAGCCCGCCTGAGGGGAGAGCGGGAAATAGAAGGGGGAGTAATTGACATAATCCGTATGTGCAACCTCAATATCGATTCGATGGAAGCACTGCGGACAATAGTTTCTTATATGTCGCAATTTGATCCGGATCTGGAAGACGAGTCCCTGGAGGGGAATACGAAAAAAGCCATACGTTTAATATCCGGGATCCCGACCATAGTTGCAGCATATCACAGGATATCAAACGGGAAAGACCCGATATCTCCGGACCCGGCCCTTTCCCACGGAGCAAATTTCCTTTACATGCTCAGGGGTAGTCAGCCTACGGAGCTGGAAGCTGAAGTTATGGAAAAGGACTTTATCCTCAGTGCAGAGCACGAGCTTAACGCTTCCACATTTTCTTCAAGAATCACGGCATCCACCTGCTCGGACCTTTACTCTGCAATTGTTTCCGGGCTCTGCACTCTCAAGGGCCCACTGCACGGAGGGGCCAGGCTGAAAGTCATGGACATGCTTGAGGAAGTTTCCAGCCCTGAAAACGCAGAGGAATTCGTCCTCAAGAAGATTGAAAATAAAGAAAAAATAATGGGCTTCGGGCATAGGGTCTACAAAACTTATGACCCCAGGGGTATACTTTTCAAGGAACTTGCAAAGCAACTGGCAGAAACAAATGGGGACATGATATGGTACGAGACTGCAGAAGAGCTTGAAAAAACGGTCCTTCGCGAACTCGTAGAAAAGAAAGGAAAACCCATCTACCCGAACGTTGACTTCTATTCGGGAGTTATATACAAGTACCTGGAAATCCCCCCGCACCTTGCAACCTCGATTTTTGCCATCGGTAGGGTTTCAGGCTGGATCGCTCACTGCTTTGACCAGTATTCCAAGAAGAGAATTATCAGGCCCCGTGCCTTCATGCTGGACGAGCTTTGA
- a CDS encoding UbiD family decarboxylase, with the protein MIFRDFIDQLKTRGKLVEIQHPVSPEFEASRIAKQTKAPILFHDISGSKVIMNLLGSREELASMLGVPKEEIIRKLSEVSPEGEVKLVSDSPTLEVVEEEVDLTKLPILTHFEKDGAPYITAGIVVSEYEGSINASIHRLMLAGKDKLAARLVPPRHTYLLHKKAMEKGEPLPVAIVLGCDPAIIYATSTRVPVGKEFEYASALKGEAVELFECENGVKAPHSEIVLEGYIDPVERVDEGPFVDITGTYDLVRKEPVIRITRVIHRKDPVYHGILPAGPEHLLMMGVPYEPRIYRAVGEVTTVKNVVLTEGGCCYLHAVVQIEKQTEGDGKNAIMAAFAAHTSLKHVVVVDEDINIFDPNDVEFAIATRVKGDIDILTITNVRGSSLDPRGAPDGTTTKVGIDATKVLIEKENFERAVIPGE; encoded by the coding sequence ATGATTTTTAGAGATTTCATCGACCAGTTGAAAACGAGAGGAAAACTGGTAGAAATTCAACATCCCGTTTCTCCCGAATTTGAAGCTTCGAGAATTGCAAAGCAAACAAAAGCCCCCATTCTTTTCCACGACATTTCAGGCTCGAAAGTCATTATGAACCTCCTGGGATCAAGAGAAGAACTGGCTTCCATGCTGGGGGTTCCTAAAGAAGAGATCATCCGGAAACTTTCGGAAGTGTCCCCCGAAGGAGAGGTAAAACTCGTATCCGACTCCCCTACCCTTGAAGTTGTGGAAGAGGAAGTGGACCTGACAAAACTTCCCATTCTCACCCATTTTGAAAAAGACGGTGCCCCTTACATCACAGCAGGAATAGTTGTTTCCGAATATGAAGGCAGCATAAACGCTTCTATCCACCGGCTCATGCTGGCAGGAAAAGACAAACTAGCAGCCCGTCTTGTCCCACCAAGGCATACCTATCTCCTGCATAAGAAAGCCATGGAAAAAGGTGAACCCCTGCCTGTTGCAATCGTGCTTGGCTGTGACCCTGCAATCATTTACGCTACATCCACAAGGGTGCCCGTTGGAAAGGAGTTTGAGTACGCCTCGGCTCTGAAAGGAGAGGCCGTAGAACTATTTGAATGCGAAAACGGGGTAAAGGCCCCTCACTCCGAAATCGTACTCGAAGGCTACATCGACCCTGTGGAAAGGGTAGACGAAGGCCCCTTCGTGGACATCACCGGGACCTACGACCTTGTCCGGAAGGAGCCGGTAATCCGCATCACTCGAGTCATCCACAGGAAAGACCCCGTCTACCACGGGATCCTCCCCGCAGGGCCGGAACACCTTCTTATGATGGGTGTGCCCTACGAACCCCGGATTTACAGGGCAGTAGGAGAAGTAACCACTGTCAAAAACGTGGTGCTTACCGAAGGAGGCTGCTGCTACCTCCATGCCGTGGTGCAAATCGAAAAGCAGACCGAAGGCGACGGGAAAAATGCCATCATGGCTGCCTTTGCCGCCCACACCAGCCTCAAGCACGTCGTCGTGGTAGACGAGGACATCAACATCTTTGACCCGAACGATGTGGAATTCGCAATAGCCACGCGGGTCAAAGGGGACATTGACATACTGACCATCACCAACGTCCGCGGCAGTTCCCTGGACCCGCGGGGAGCCCCGGACGGGACGACAACCAAAGTAGGGATCGATGCCACGAAGGTCCTGATTGAAAAAGAGAATTTCGAAAGGGCAGTGATCCCCGGAGAATAA